The following DNA comes from Salvelinus sp. IW2-2015 linkage group LG1, ASM291031v2, whole genome shotgun sequence.
aacccattggtcactgacagagctctgtggagatggcaaaacattccagaaggacaaccatttccgcagcactccaccaatcaggcctttatggcactggccagatggaagccactccttagtaaaaggtcacgacagcccgcttggagcttgccaaaaggtACTTAATGGACTCTCACAGcagaaacaagatactctggtctgaaaccaagatggaactctctggccaagcgtcacgtctggaggaaacctggcaccatccatacggtgaaagATGGTGGAGGCaacatcatactgtggggatgttattcagcggcagtgactgggagactagtcaggatcgagggaaatatgaacggagcaaagagagatccttgatgaaaacctgctccaaagcgctcaggatctcagactgggacaaaaggttcaccttccaacaggacaacgaccctaagcacacagccaagacaggaaTGGCTTCGAgactagtctctgaatgtccttgagtggaccagccaaagcccagactttaacctaacatctctggagagacctgaaaatagctgtggagcgaggctccccatacaacctgacagagcttgaaagaatttgcagagaagaaatgggagaaactcccaaaatacaggtgtgccaagcttgtagcgtcatacacaagaagacttaaggctgtaatcgctgccaaaggtacttcaacaaagtactgagtaaaaggatTGAATacgtgatatttcagcttttttatttattGCAAAAATTagatttgctttgtgattatggggtattgtgagtacaTTGATGAGTGAAAAGAAaaaatgctgtaacgtaacataatgtggaaaaagtcaaggggtctgaatactttccgaatgcactacatacagttgaagtcagaagtttacatacaccttagccaaatacatttaaactcagtttcacaattcctgatttaatccaagtaaaaattccctgttttaggtcagttaggatcaccactttattttaagaatgtgaaatgtcagaatgacagtagagagaatgatttatttcagcttttatatttttcatcacattcccagtgggtcagaagtttacatacactcaattagtatttggtagcattgcctttaaattgtttaacttgggtcaaagtttttgggtagccttccacaagtttcccacaataagttgggtgaattttggcccattcctcctgacagagctggtgtatccgagtcgggtttgtaggcctccttgctcgcacacgctttttcagttctgcccacatattttctataggattgaggtcagggctttgtgatggccactccaatacctggactttgttttccttcagccattttgccacaactttggaagtattcttggggtcattgtccatttggaagacccatttgcaaccaagcgttaacttcctgactgatgtcttgagattcaatatatccacaacatttccctccctcatcatgccatctattttgtgaaatgtaccagttcctcctgcagaaaagcacccccacaacctgatgctgctacccccgtgcttcacggttgggatggtgttcttcggcttgcaagcctcaccctttttcctccaaacataacgatggtcattatggccaaacagttctatttttgtRtcatcagaccagaggacatttctccaaaaagtacaatctttgtcaccatgtgcagttgtaaaccatagtctggcttttttatggaggatttggagcagtggcttcttccttgctgagcggcctttcaggttgtgttgatataggactcattttacggtggatatagatacttttgtacctgtttcctccagcatcttcacaaggtcctttgctgttgttctgggattgatttaaacTTTTCGCACCAGAGTCCATTCACCTCTatgagacagaacacgtctccttcctgagcgatatgaagGCTCaggaagtgtaaacaccatggttccatggtgtttacacttgcgtactattgtttgtacagatgaacgtggtaccttcaggtgtttggaaattgctcccaaggattaaccagacttgtggaggtctaccattttttttatgaggtcttggctggtttcctttgattttcccatgatgtcaagcaaagaggcgctgaaatatatccacaggtacacatccaattgactcaaacaatgtcaattaatctatcagaagcttctaaagcaatgacatcattttctggaattttgtgtgaaggcacagtcaacttagtgtatgtaaacttctgacccattggaattgtaatacagtgagttataagtgaaataatctttctgtaaacaattgttggaaaaattactggtgtcatgcaaagtagatgtcctaaccgacttgcataaactatagtttgttaacaagaaatttgtggagtggaaaAAAagtttgactccaacctaagtttatgtaaacttccgacttcaactgtttacacactgtcgttcaaaagtttggggtcacttagaaatgctcttgtttttgaaagaaaagcacatttcttgtccattaaaataacatcaaattgatcagatatacagtgttaacattgttaatgttgtaaatgactattgtagctggaaacggcagatctttttatggaatatatacataggcgtacagagggccattatcagcaactatcactcctgtgttacaatggcaagttgtgctagctaatccaagtttatcataaaaggctaattgatcaattgaaaacccttttgcaattatgttagcacagctgaaaactattttgctgattaaagaagcaataaaactggtcttctttagactagttgagtatctggagcgtcagcatttgtgggttcgattatagcCTCAAATTggtcagaaacaaagcactttcttccgaaactcgtcagtcttttcttgttctgagaaatgaaggctattccatgcgagaagttgccaagaaactgaacatctcgtacaacgctgtgtactactcccttcacagaacagcgcaaactggctctaaccagaatagaaagaggagtgggaggccccggtgcacaactgagaaagaggacaagtacattagagtgtctagtttgagaaacagacgcctcacaagtcctcaactgtcagctttattaaatagtacccgcaaaacaccagtctcaacgtcaacagcgaagagacgactccgggatgctggccttctaggcagagttcctctgtccagtgtctgtgttcttttgcccatcttaatcttttctttttattggccagtctgagatatggctttttctttgtaactctgcctaggAGGCCAGGATCCccgagtcacctcttcactgttctAGAGTTAGACATTTAAGCGGAAATTTCTccgacttgattttccctaacgaaaaatggatatacccctacaaaaatatcctttaattataatccacataatgcacgtgtcctgttgctgcagaattattttcctgctgtagcaaactgactcaaattaagatcctacatctgtaatggtATTCATGATGTAAGCAGATATGAATGCTCTTTGGCTGGACCCTAACATAAGATGAGCAATTCCTAATTCCACTACACTAAGGGCTAGATTGTAACAGATCCGTGCTAGCAACAtctgcatagcggttgttttggcggtgtcggaactgcattagagctgtcaaaaTCACATGCGGCTCCTTGCGTTACCTTGTCACACACACTGCTATTGGATGAAATGAAACCACACCCAACATTATATCTGACAAATTCCATGCAGCCCCATTAGAAGTTCATGCAACCGTGTTACAAGTTCCAACACTCGAATGCGTGATGTTCTATTGTTTATACCTCAGAAAgtaatcacaccccttgactttttcaacattttgttgtgttacaaagtaggagtgaaatggatttaattgtaattttttgactacacaaaatactttaatgtcaaagtggaagaaatatTCTATGAAAAATAAACACTAATACTGTATGTATCCGGATTATGTATCCAACCCAGAGTCAATACATGTaataatcacctttggcagcgattacagccgtgagtcttTCTAGGGTAAAtcgctaagagctttccacacctggattgtgcaacatttgacaatttttcttttcagatttttttttttcaagatctgtcaaattggttgttgatcatttgtaGACAACCATTCAGGTCTTGGCATAGATttacaagcagatttaagtcaaaactgtaactcggccactcagtcacattcactctcttcttggtaagcaactccaatgtagattaggccttgtgttttaggttattgtcctgctgaaacaggtgaggacggctcataataatggcaggaatggagcgaatacagtcgtagccaaaagttttgataatgacacaaatattaatttccaaagtttgctgcttcagtgtctagatatttttgtcaatgttactatggaatactgaagcataattacaagcatttcataagtgtcaaaggcttttattgacaattacatgaagttgaagCAATGAGTCaacatttgcagtgttgacccttcttttcaagacctctgcaatctgccctggcatgcggTCAATTAACttttgggccacatcctgactgatggcagcccattcttgcataatcaatgcttggagtttgtcagaatgtgtgggtttttgtttgctcacccgcctcttgaggcggaggagccacttagttatcacttttgccttatggcaaggtgctccatcatgctggaaaaggcattgttcgtcaccaaactgttccgggatggttgggagaagttgctctcggaggatgtgttggtaccattctttattcatggctgtgttcttaggcaaaattgtgagtgagcacactcccttggctgagacgcaaccccacacatgaatggtctcaggatgctttactgttggcatgacacagaactAATGGTAGCGCTcaacttgtcttctccggacaagcttttttccggatgccccaaacaatcgtaaaggggattcatcagagaaaattactttaccccaatCCTCAGCgatccaatccctgtaccttttgcagaatatcagtctgtccctgaagtttttcctggagagacgtggcttctttgctgcccttcttgacaccaggccatcctccaaaagtcttcacctcactgtgcgtgcagatgcactcacacctgcctgctgccatttctgagcaagctctgtactggtggtgccccgatcccgcagctgaatcaactttaggagacggtcctggcgcttgctggactttcttgggcaccctgaagccttcttcacaacaattgaaccgctctccttgaagttctttatgatccgataaatggttgatttaggtgcaatcttactggcagcaatatccttgcctgtgaagccctttttgtgcaaagcaatgatgacggcacatgtttccttgcagttaatcatgattgacagaggaagaacaatgattccgaGCACCACCctacttttgaagcttccagtctgttattcgaactcaatcagcatgacagagtgatctccagccttgtgctccgcaacactcacacctgtgttaacgagagaatcactgacatgtcagctggtccttttgtggcagggctgaaatgcagtggaaatgtttttgggggattcagttcatttgcatggcaaagagggactttgcaattaattgcaattcatctgatcattcTTCATAActttctggagtatatgcaaattgccatcatacaaactgaggcagcagactttgtgaaaatgtatatttgtgtcattctcaaaacttttggccacgactgtagaatgGCAACAAACCATGTGTTTGTATTTGATTCCATTCCGCTGAtgctgctccagccattaccatgagccctgtcctcctcaattaaggtgccaccaacctcctgggtgctgaaaggtgaattctccCAGTGTGtactggaaagcagactgaactggtccaggttttcctctaggattttgcatgtgcttggctccattccatttcttttttatgttgaaaaactcccaagtcactaacgattacaagcatacccataacatgatgcagccaccactatccttgaaaatatggaggtaatgtgttgtattgggtttgcctcaaacataacacttataATTTTCAGGACAAAAGGTTAAATGcaatgccacattttttgcagtattactttagtgccttgtttcaaacagcatgcatgttttggaatatttgtattatgtgcaggcttcattcttttcactctaaattaggttagtgttgtggaataactacaatgttgttaatccatcctcagatttctcctttcacagccattaaactatgtaactgttttaaagtcaccattggcctcgtggtaaaatccctgagcgtttttcctcctctccggcaactgagttaggaaggacgcctgtatctttgtagtgcctgggtgtattgatacaccatccaaagtgtagtcAATaacttaatttgtaaaaatgtgtgtaGGCCAGCGACAAAAACAATTCggaatttcatacatttttaattcaggctggaaaacaacaatgtggaaaaagtcaaggggatgtgattactttctgaaggcacttttaacccccccccccccccacacacacacacatctaaaattaACGTGAAAACATGGCTGTCATTATTTCTATCAAGAGCCTACACTTTATATCGCCGTGTGAACTTCTAACATGGAAGCGATAATAAGAAAGGGAGTGGTTGGTGACACACAAGAGTAGCCACTCACCGATTTGTCAGCTCATACCACAGCTATACCTCTAAACCATCCGCTACGCGGATGTCGGCCAACGCATGTTAAAGCTCGATCTGATTTAATCAGATGCactagggtgccatgtgggacataGCCTCAGAGGGACAAGACACAGGGAGAGACATTCATTACTCTTCTCTGTCAGATATGTTTACTATGCATGTTACTGTAGGGAAAAGCAAAGGTCTTGGACAGCAGCATGTTAGTCAGCTAAACATCCACTGCGCATGCAGTCGCTAGCACAAAAAATCTATGCATTGTCTACTACCAGTGGCAGAGGTTGTTTCCAATTATGATGTTCTGTCCTGTTGTGCAGATGCATTCTAAGAGCTTGCCCCAGTAGAAATTGAGCATATGGAGTGGACACAGTTCTTGATTCTATGATAGTTGGCGAGAATAGTTAGCTTCTCTATCTAATTCATAAAATTCTTTAATTTGAATCTAAATCTATCAATCAATTCACCTCAATGGTCAGTTCTAGGGTTTCTATGTATTATCACAGACCCATAACAATGTGAACAGAAGGAATTAcagtaaaaaccatagaaatataattcctaGAATGGACAAAACCCCTTTAGACCACAGCAATTTGACTGGATCACTCATGGGTATACACTCAACGTtttagtaattctatttctatggtgaaaACACCCAAAGGAAAACCATGGGGATCTGACCCAAGGCATCTGTCTGAATTAAACTGGAATAACAGGCAGACATACTCTGTGTACAGAATCCATTATGGATTGCACTCTGCATTCACATTAACTCAATAGTGGTCTTTTTCAGTAGTTATCCCACATTTTCCATTCATGTTTTCTGTTACCACTATAGTATTTGTGTGTCCTGCATTTCAGCAAATGTCCCTTTATCTGCAGCCTACAATAATAGGATCAGGGAGTTTAACTTGTCAGACATGCTAAACCCCAGGCATATGTGCCTTCTAATGCCATTGGGATTTAACTGGTCATCATATTGGCAAGTGGAAAACTAAAAGTAGCCTATACCTGCCCACTCATCTCAATGTCTTCTGACATCCTGACCCTTGATACCATCTTACATGAGATGTGCTCAATAAGTTCATTAAAGGAATAGACCAGCCCTAAGTTGGGGtcggtcaattccatttcaaatcagtcaatggaattgaccccaaccctgaactAGCCACATAATGGCACTGCACCTACATTGAAAAATTGAAGTATTCAAAAGGATACAAGAAGTATTCAATACACTGTAGAAAGACCCTACCCGTGTTCCACTGCCTCTATCAATCAGATAACCAATTCTATCACAGGACAGTCTTATTTAAATCTACAGATGGCTCTGAATGTTGATATTGTGCTGATAAGCAACAAAAACAGAGTCAACCACAGAGGAAAAATAAAGAGGACACAAGAGATGTAAAGTCGAGAGAGAAGAAACAAATGTTTGTCACATTGAAATTATTCTTAAAAATTGTCATGAGCCATTTGATTTTGAGGCATTGGATTTTGACATTATCTCACAAAATACATATGCAGTTTCAACAGCGTCCTCTTTGTTACTCTTGTACCACCACATGCACTCAGAAATTATTCAGGCCCATTTCGACTTtatcaaaatgttgttacattacaggcttattctaaaaggaattaaataaatacaaactcTTCATCAAcctacataatgacaaagcgaaaacaggtttttagagtttttggcaaatgtataaaaaataaaaaacagaaataacttatttacataagtattcagaacctttgctattacactcgaaattgagctcaggtgcatccggtttccattgttcatccttcattcttaaatggaagaagtttggaaccaccaagacttttcctagagctgactgcccggccaaactgagcaatcggggcaaaagggccttggtcagggaggtgaccaagaacccaatggtcactctgacagagctccagagttcctctgtggagatgggagaaccttccagaaggacaaccatctctgcagcactccaccaatcaggcctttatggtagagtggccagatggaagccactcctcagtaaaggcacatgacagcctgcttggagtttgccaaaaggcaactaaaggactctcagactctgcattgtgtcccgccaccccctcttttacgctactgctactctccgtttatcatatatgcagtcactttaaccataccttcatgtacatactacctcaattagcctgactaacgagtgcctgtatatagcctcgctactgttatttttcacagtctttttatttctttacttatctattgttcacctaatacctattttttacttaaaaattgcactgttggttagtaagcatttcactgtcaagtctacacctgttgtattcggcgcaagtgacaaactttgatttgatttaatatttaTAATACATAAAGGACTTATGTGCTGGTGTTTCACTcgctgatttaaaaaaagaaagcatGAGAgcaagagcgcgagagagagaaattcaCACCTACACTTCCATTATTAGCTTTAGATGACTGTTTTACCGAATGACTCTGATGTCTTTATAAAGATAAAGGCTATTTTTGTCCAAACAACTGGGATGATTGTGCAGACATCCTCCCCTTAACTTTTACATCAAAATGTGTTGTTTCTAGTTTTCCAAATTTGGTATATATTTCTACATCATTATGAAATAAAATCATCGGTTTTAAAAAGCCTCTAATGCACATCTAAACATTTCACTTGcttggatttttttgtttgtgcTGCTGTATATTCTTACCAATATCATGTTATAATAAAAACCAACAGATTAAGTGGTTCCATTGAGTTGCTACATATTTACCTTGGCTTATTTGCTCACAGGAGCTTGGTATGTTTACAGTGACTAAGTTTAAGGCATATTGTATCCTTACATGATAATaatgtcccatgtggctcagttggtagggcatggcacttgcaacgccagggttgtgggtttgatttccacgggggaccagtacgaacaaatacaaaaatgtatgcactctggataagagtgtctgctaaatgactaaaatgtaatgtgaatAAGATTTGTAGGCCTATACATATTGTACATGTTTTGTTCATTAATGATATGATAtccagacatactgtatattcaattCTTAAGAGTCTGATAGCCATCTATTTGCAGCATGTCAAGTTAGCCTATTCTATGCATTCCTCAAGGGTGCCCATTGTGCTTTTTATAGCCTATCTATTTCAGTCTCTGATTTGATCCTACATCTAACAATACATGATGTGTATTTCCAAATGTGCTCATATAGTCTTAACCACAGTCGGCTTACCTTGCTGGCTTCACTTTTTTACAAAGCCCGTTAAGCAATGATTACAACCCTTGACATAGGTCTGTGGATAGAAATGTGCTCATATTGTGCTACTCCTGTTGGGTGCCACTATGCACCTGTGATCCATCTGTAGGCCTAGTGGCTAGAGCTGTGGTGCCAGTGTGGCTAAGTTCACATTCAAACAGAGATTCTTCCACCTTGCCAAACTGTCTCATCTGGAGGTGAATCGACCCGTATGTTTTCCTGGgttggaaaaatgtcctccgGTGGTACAGCTCACCTTTGCATATGGACACCATTAGCAAGATGGACAAGAGCATTCCCCCTAGAGTTAACAGTCCCAGGCCTGCTATGATACACTTGTCGAGGTGCGAGCCCAGTTGTGTGTAGTACATCTCCAGTTTCTCCATCTGACGGGCTGACACCAGATCTGGGTTGACCTTAGCCTCTCGGGGAATGGTGTAGGCAATGACCACCAGTACAATTCCACTCACCAAGAACACCATGGCAAATATGAACCCGTAGTCGAGTGAATGGTTTTTAAAGTCAGTCTCATGTCCCTCAGAGCGGTGTGACAGCTCATCTCGCTGGAAAGGCTGGGGTTGTGACTGATAGCCCCTGTCATTAGACGTGGACCGATGAACACTCGAGCTGTCTGCTCCCTGGTGACTGAACCTCGTCTCGTGCTCCTCGTCCTGATATGACGTGTTCTCGATTCCAGTGCTAGCTACTGTCCGAGGTCTTGACTGGGTAGCTTTTCGAGGAGTTGTAGTGACCTCGCAGGCAGCGGGCTTGTCGCCATCCCCCAATTCACAGAGCTCTACGGCATTCAAAGACTCCATTGAAATTCAGTCGATCTGCTCATGTCATGATTCGGCCACCCTTCTTTATTTAGCCAAATACCTGCAGGAATATTTTAAATTATGAA
Coding sequences within:
- the tmem74b gene encoding transmembrane protein 74B; the protein is MESLNAVELCELGDGDKPAACEVTTTPRKATQSRPRTVASTGIENTSYQDEEHETRFSHQGADSSSVHRSTSNDRGYQSQPQPFQRDELSHRSEGHETDFKNHSLDYGFIFAMVFLVSGIVLVVIAYTIPREAKVNPDLVSARQMEKLEMYYTQLGSHLDKCIIAGLGLLTLGGMLLSILLMVSICKGELYHRRTFFQPRKTYGSIHLQMRQFGKVEESLFECELSHTGTTALATRPTDGSQVHSGTQQE